One Denticeps clupeoides chromosome 12, fDenClu1.1, whole genome shotgun sequence genomic window carries:
- the gxylt2 gene encoding glucoside xylosyltransferase 2 isoform X2: MRIHCRVAVVALCFGLFLLLYFLGGNAADEPPLKQAGKGDSAPLTSAERAGGSPGEPGDAHQGSRPVRGDARRSGSRGGDALARLGPKSEAGHALSKSRGSDEVMHLAVVACGNRLDETLTMVKSALLFSVKKIKLHIFAEQELSTHFEKGLNQWPRPFSSKFQYRLYPITFSVGNAEEWKKLFKPCAAQRLFLPVILKDVDALLYVDTDVLFLRPMDDIWSFFKVFNSTQLAAMAPEHEIPKIGWYSRFARHPFFGVTGVNSGVMLMNLTRIRGTLFKNSMIATGLSWEDLLHPLYQKYKNHITWGDQDLLNIIFHYNPESLYTFPCQWNYRPDHCMYGSNCRGAEEEGVSILHGNRGVYHDDKQPAFKVVYDAIHDYPLEENLFQSLFFPLQTKFLDTVNTLCGRIPQVFLKQVEKTMRTVYERKVIRHVKAPPE, from the exons ATGAGGATCCACTGCAGAGTCGCGGTGGTCGCCCTGTGCTTCGGACTTTTcctacttttgtactttttgggGGGCAACGCCGCGGACGAGCCCCCCTTGAAGCAAGCGGGGAAAGGCGACTCTGCTCCGCTCACCTCGGCCGAGCGGGCCGGAGGGTCTCCGGGGGAGCCGGGCGACGCGCACCAGGGATCGCGCCCGGTCCGCGGCGACGCGCGGAGGTCGGGCAGCCGAGGCGGGGACGCGCTCGCCAGGCTCGG GCCGAAGAGCGAGGCGGGGCACGCCCTGTCAAAGAGCAGAGGGTCAGACGAAGTAATGCATCTGGCTGTGGTGGCCTGTGGGAATCGTCTGGATGAGACGCTCACCATGGTTAAATCTGCACTTCTATTCAGCGTGAAGAAAATCAAGCTTCACATCTTTGCCGAACAAGAACTGTCGACACATTTCGAAAAAGGG CTGAACCAGTGGCCCCGTCCATTCTCCTCCAAATTCCAGTACAGGTTGTACCCCATTACTTTCTCAGTGGGCAACGCAGAGGAGTGGAAGAAGCTGTTTAAACCCTGTGCCGCCCAGAGGCTCTTTCTTCCA GTCATCCTGAAGGATGTGGATGCTCTTCTGTACGTGGACACAGATGTGCTTTTTCTGCGGCCAATGGATGACATCTGGAGCTTCTTCAAAGTCTTCAATAGCACacagttggcagccatggcGCCAGAGCATGAAATCCCCAAAATCGGATGGTATAGCCGCTTTGCCCGCCACCCTTTTTTTGGAGTCACGGGGGTCAATTCCGGCGTCATGCTCATGAATCTTACTAGGATTCGTGGGACTTTGTTCAAG AACAGCATGATTGCTACAGGCCTTTCCTGGGAAGATCTGCTTCACCCTCTTTACCAGAAGTACAAGAACCACATCACCTGGGGAGACCAAGACCTCCTGAACATCATCTTCCACTACAACCCAG agtcACTCTACACTTTCCCATGCCAGTGGAACTACAGACCTGACCACTGCATGTATGGTAGCAACtgcagaggagcagaggaggaggGCGTGTCCATCCTGCATGGGAACCGTGGTGTTTACCATGACGATAAGCAACCAGCCTTTAAAGTAGTGTATGATGCTATCCATGAT TATCCTTTAGAGGAGAACCTTTTCCAGTCCCTTTTCTTCCCTCTTCAGACAAAGTTTTTGGACACCGTCAATACCCTGTGCGGTCGAATTCCTCAGGTGTTTCTAAAGCAGGTGGAGAAGACCATGAGGACTGTATACGAACGGAAGGTCATCAGGCATGTGAAAGCTCCACCCGAGTAA
- the gxylt2 gene encoding glucoside xylosyltransferase 2 isoform X1, producing the protein MRIHCRVAVVALCFGLFLLLYFLGGNAADEPPLKQAGKGDSAPLTSAERAGGSPGEPGDAHQGSRPVRGDARRSGSRGGDALARLGRPKSEAGHALSKSRGSDEVMHLAVVACGNRLDETLTMVKSALLFSVKKIKLHIFAEQELSTHFEKGLNQWPRPFSSKFQYRLYPITFSVGNAEEWKKLFKPCAAQRLFLPVILKDVDALLYVDTDVLFLRPMDDIWSFFKVFNSTQLAAMAPEHEIPKIGWYSRFARHPFFGVTGVNSGVMLMNLTRIRGTLFKNSMIATGLSWEDLLHPLYQKYKNHITWGDQDLLNIIFHYNPESLYTFPCQWNYRPDHCMYGSNCRGAEEEGVSILHGNRGVYHDDKQPAFKVVYDAIHDYPLEENLFQSLFFPLQTKFLDTVNTLCGRIPQVFLKQVEKTMRTVYERKVIRHVKAPPE; encoded by the exons ATGAGGATCCACTGCAGAGTCGCGGTGGTCGCCCTGTGCTTCGGACTTTTcctacttttgtactttttgggGGGCAACGCCGCGGACGAGCCCCCCTTGAAGCAAGCGGGGAAAGGCGACTCTGCTCCGCTCACCTCGGCCGAGCGGGCCGGAGGGTCTCCGGGGGAGCCGGGCGACGCGCACCAGGGATCGCGCCCGGTCCGCGGCGACGCGCGGAGGTCGGGCAGCCGAGGCGGGGACGCGCTCGCCAGGCTCGG CAGGCCGAAGAGCGAGGCGGGGCACGCCCTGTCAAAGAGCAGAGGGTCAGACGAAGTAATGCATCTGGCTGTGGTGGCCTGTGGGAATCGTCTGGATGAGACGCTCACCATGGTTAAATCTGCACTTCTATTCAGCGTGAAGAAAATCAAGCTTCACATCTTTGCCGAACAAGAACTGTCGACACATTTCGAAAAAGGG CTGAACCAGTGGCCCCGTCCATTCTCCTCCAAATTCCAGTACAGGTTGTACCCCATTACTTTCTCAGTGGGCAACGCAGAGGAGTGGAAGAAGCTGTTTAAACCCTGTGCCGCCCAGAGGCTCTTTCTTCCA GTCATCCTGAAGGATGTGGATGCTCTTCTGTACGTGGACACAGATGTGCTTTTTCTGCGGCCAATGGATGACATCTGGAGCTTCTTCAAAGTCTTCAATAGCACacagttggcagccatggcGCCAGAGCATGAAATCCCCAAAATCGGATGGTATAGCCGCTTTGCCCGCCACCCTTTTTTTGGAGTCACGGGGGTCAATTCCGGCGTCATGCTCATGAATCTTACTAGGATTCGTGGGACTTTGTTCAAG AACAGCATGATTGCTACAGGCCTTTCCTGGGAAGATCTGCTTCACCCTCTTTACCAGAAGTACAAGAACCACATCACCTGGGGAGACCAAGACCTCCTGAACATCATCTTCCACTACAACCCAG agtcACTCTACACTTTCCCATGCCAGTGGAACTACAGACCTGACCACTGCATGTATGGTAGCAACtgcagaggagcagaggaggaggGCGTGTCCATCCTGCATGGGAACCGTGGTGTTTACCATGACGATAAGCAACCAGCCTTTAAAGTAGTGTATGATGCTATCCATGAT TATCCTTTAGAGGAGAACCTTTTCCAGTCCCTTTTCTTCCCTCTTCAGACAAAGTTTTTGGACACCGTCAATACCCTGTGCGGTCGAATTCCTCAGGTGTTTCTAAAGCAGGTGGAGAAGACCATGAGGACTGTATACGAACGGAAGGTCATCAGGCATGTGAAAGCTCCACCCGAGTAA